One Flagellimonas sp. CMM7 genomic region harbors:
- a CDS encoding glycosyl hydrolase: MKKTLQLLILLSITLSFGQTAEEYFKPLKFRNIGPFRGGRSVSASGVVGDPMTYYMGTTGGGLWKTKDAGQRWNNISDGYFEMGSVGAVTVSTFNTNIVYVGMGEHAPRGVMTSYGDGVYKSTDAGKTWKHMGLKATQHISRIIIHPTNPDIVYVAAQGQLYGPNKERGVYKSTDGGKTWKNTLFVNELTGAVELSMDANYPEVMYAAMWEHQRKPNMVVSGGEGSGLYKSTDAGETWTEMTEGLPEEKGKMAISVSPANSNKVYALIESDTNKDKGGLFVSNNAGKSWSMVSGDNRLVQRAWYYIEVFTDPQDENIVYVLSAPALRSLDGGKNWERITGTHGDYHDLWINPKNSHNMVIANDGGAAVTFDFGKTWSSQVNMPTGQFYRINTDNLFPYNIYAGQQDYSSAMVANMSVGRGGITMSDFSPSAGGESAFLAFDPDNPRYVIGGSYLGTIDVLDMESKASTQVMAAPIQYLGREARDMKYLYNWNAPTLRSQHEENTFYHGAQLLLRTRDMGVTWEEMSPDLTRDIDAKQGKGGGPYTNEAVGAENYGTLAYVLESPHEAGVFYTGSDDGYVHITKDNGESWQNITPKNLGESLVNAIEVSPHDKATVYIATTKYKFNDHTPAIYKSTDYGRTWANINSGIPNGAFTRVVREDPLRKDLLYAGTEKGLYLSWNGGKSWKQFQLNLPKTPITDIKIHQGDLIVATSGRAFWILDDLALLSQYEASQKGAKLYKPNDAMNGSWYGPMNGNTDDFTGMNTLSGVNPANGMVLYYELPKLNDSTAITMDILDASGKTMRSFSSEKDKNYKAHNGGGPRPAPILSKKEGLNRFVWDMKTPILPGIPGAYIESRFGGHVVPPGTYTVKLKAAGETKTIEGKIVAMPTYKTTPEQYAEYHTFMTEMEQRLTEMHNTVNSLYKVQGQLKDVLKDVKDAAVKTQGEKLLEELDAWDKDMIQRKSKAYDDVENFPNKFTAEYLFLIDATNSTIPRVNQPSKDRKAALDAQWVALKARSTTLMKTSIPEFNKKLWDAGIGAIRL, from the coding sequence ATGAAAAAAACCTTACAATTACTAATCCTATTATCAATTACGTTAAGCTTCGGACAAACCGCCGAAGAATACTTCAAACCCTTAAAATTCAGAAATATTGGCCCTTTTAGAGGGGGTCGTTCTGTTTCGGCTTCAGGAGTAGTGGGTGATCCGATGACTTATTATATGGGAACCACTGGTGGTGGTTTATGGAAGACTAAAGATGCTGGACAGCGATGGAACAATATCTCGGATGGATATTTTGAAATGGGTTCTGTAGGAGCGGTAACAGTATCGACCTTTAATACAAACATAGTTTATGTAGGCATGGGAGAACATGCTCCTCGTGGTGTAATGACATCTTATGGGGATGGGGTCTACAAATCTACTGATGCTGGAAAGACTTGGAAGCATATGGGCTTGAAAGCAACCCAACATATTTCACGTATTATTATTCATCCGACCAATCCTGATATTGTTTATGTGGCTGCGCAAGGACAATTGTATGGCCCTAATAAAGAGCGTGGGGTGTACAAATCCACAGACGGCGGAAAGACTTGGAAGAATACCCTTTTTGTTAATGAATTGACTGGAGCCGTGGAACTTTCTATGGATGCCAATTATCCAGAGGTAATGTATGCGGCTATGTGGGAACACCAACGTAAACCCAATATGGTGGTTAGTGGAGGTGAGGGAAGCGGCTTGTACAAATCAACCGATGCAGGTGAAACTTGGACAGAGATGACTGAAGGTCTTCCTGAAGAGAAAGGAAAGATGGCGATTTCTGTGAGTCCTGCAAATTCGAATAAGGTTTATGCCTTGATTGAAAGTGATACCAATAAAGACAAGGGAGGTCTCTTTGTTTCGAACAATGCCGGAAAATCATGGAGTATGGTCAGTGGTGATAATCGTTTGGTACAACGTGCTTGGTATTATATCGAAGTATTTACCGACCCTCAAGATGAAAATATTGTTTATGTGCTAAGTGCTCCAGCACTTCGTTCTTTAGATGGAGGGAAAAATTGGGAACGCATTACAGGAACCCATGGCGACTATCACGACTTGTGGATCAACCCCAAGAATTCTCATAACATGGTCATCGCCAATGATGGAGGTGCGGCAGTTACTTTTGACTTTGGGAAAACATGGTCTTCACAAGTAAATATGCCAACAGGCCAGTTTTATCGAATTAATACCGATAATCTCTTTCCTTATAATATTTATGCAGGTCAGCAAGATTATTCTTCGGCAATGGTGGCGAATATGTCTGTTGGAAGAGGAGGAATCACGATGTCTGATTTTAGCCCTTCCGCTGGTGGTGAAAGTGCTTTTTTGGCCTTTGATCCGGACAATCCTAGATATGTGATTGGGGGCAGTTATTTAGGAACAATCGATGTGTTGGATATGGAATCCAAAGCATCAACACAGGTCATGGCCGCACCTATTCAGTATTTAGGACGTGAGGCAAGAGACATGAAGTACCTATACAACTGGAATGCACCAACTTTGCGTTCTCAGCATGAAGAGAATACGTTTTACCACGGCGCGCAACTTTTGTTAAGAACTCGAGATATGGGTGTCACTTGGGAAGAAATGTCTCCTGATTTAACTCGGGATATTGACGCGAAACAAGGTAAGGGTGGTGGTCCGTATACTAACGAAGCTGTTGGCGCAGAAAATTATGGTACGTTGGCCTATGTATTGGAATCTCCTCATGAAGCTGGTGTTTTTTATACAGGAAGTGATGATGGATATGTACATATCACAAAAGATAATGGTGAGAGTTGGCAGAATATTACTCCGAAGAATTTAGGCGAGTCTTTAGTAAATGCTATTGAAGTTTCTCCGCATGATAAAGCTACCGTTTATATTGCCACGACAAAGTATAAATTCAATGACCATACTCCAGCGATTTATAAGAGCACGGACTATGGACGAACTTGGGCCAATATCAATTCAGGAATTCCAAATGGAGCATTTACGCGAGTGGTTCGCGAAGACCCTCTACGAAAAGATTTGCTCTATGCAGGTACAGAAAAAGGACTATATCTTTCATGGAACGGTGGTAAAAGCTGGAAGCAGTTTCAATTAAACCTTCCTAAAACACCGATTACGGATATTAAAATCCATCAAGGTGATTTGATTGTCGCTACTTCAGGTCGAGCATTTTGGATATTGGATGATTTAGCACTATTATCTCAATATGAAGCTTCGCAAAAAGGGGCGAAGTTATACAAACCCAATGATGCCATGAACGGTTCATGGTATGGCCCTATGAACGGAAATACTGATGATTTTACGGGGATGAATACGTTGTCAGGGGTAAATCCTGCCAACGGAATGGTCTTGTACTATGAATTGCCCAAATTGAATGATTCTACCGCAATTACTATGGATATTTTGGACGCTTCTGGAAAAACGATGCGAAGCTTTTCTTCAGAGAAAGACAAAAATTACAAAGCACATAATGGTGGAGGCCCAAGACCAGCTCCTATTTTATCAAAGAAAGAAGGATTAAACCGTTTTGTTTGGGATATGAAAACCCCAATTCTTCCTGGAATCCCTGGTGCCTATATAGAATCACGATTTGGAGGTCATGTTGTTCCTCCTGGCACGTATACTGTAAAACTCAAGGCTGCTGGCGAGACAAAGACTATTGAAGGTAAGATTGTTGCCATGCCTACATATAAAACGACTCCAGAACAGTATGCAGAGTACCATACGTTTATGACGGAAATGGAACAGCGTTTGACGGAAATGCACAATACGGTAAATTCTCTGTATAAAGTGCAAGGGCAACTAAAGGATGTTTTGAAGGATGTTAAAGATGCAGCAGTTAAAACTCAAGGAGAAAAACTACTGGAAGAATTGGATGCATGGGATAAAGATATGATTCAACGTAAGTCTAAGGCCTATGATGATGTGGAAAATTTCCCTAATAAATTCACGGCGGAATATCTGTTTTTAATTGATGCGACAAATAGCACCATTCCAAGAGTTAATCAACCCTCTAAAGACAGAAAGGCAGCACTTGATGCACAATGGGTAGCCTTGAAAGCAAGGTCAACCACGTTAATGAAGACTTCAATTCCTGAGTTCAATAAAAAACTTTGGGATGCTGGCATTGGTGCTATTAGGTTATAG
- a CDS encoding DNA mismatch repair protein MutS produces MTAPKAFYESRIIKFQRQLKTLKTAVNTSSTLRLLVFVGLLITLYFVWGNVQVILGIIGITSALFIVLLLRHNKLIYERDLLQALVKINQTELEVLNRNFHHLPDGMEYANADHAFSQDIDLFGRGSFFQYSNRTSLKSGTEHLVHDLLSNNIDSIQEKQGAIKELAALPEWRQQFGAEATLVKIEVSAKSVVDWLANYKIFVPKRAKLISTIFSILSIAVWALYFLDFLSGYIVFGVFLLGLAISGRYLKGINKLAVHTTQIQSTFRQYARLISLLENQKFNANYLKREQNKVVRKENSSSALLKKFSKLLDALDQRNNILISIVANSFFLRDLYICKSIEDWILENRKEVPKWFETIAFFDAYSSLGNYAFNHDEYVYPTLVNNNKTMDCKGAAHPLLNPEIAIANDFEISKDEFFVITGANMAGKSTFLRTVGLQIVMANVGLPLCAKDVNYNPAKLITSMRTTDSLTDDESYFFSELKRLKVIIDTIEKEPHFIILDEILKGTNSTDKAVGSKKFIERLVRLKASGIIATHDLSLCSLADSLNEVKNYYFDAQIKNGELYFDYTFKEGVCQNMNASFLLTRMGIVD; encoded by the coding sequence ATGACGGCACCCAAAGCTTTTTATGAATCACGGATAATCAAGTTTCAGCGACAGTTAAAAACGTTAAAAACGGCTGTAAATACCTCAAGTACGCTGCGTTTATTAGTGTTTGTTGGCCTCCTAATTACACTCTATTTTGTTTGGGGTAATGTACAGGTCATTTTAGGCATTATAGGTATAACAAGCGCTCTATTCATTGTGCTATTACTTCGTCATAATAAGCTTATTTACGAACGTGACCTCCTGCAAGCATTAGTTAAAATCAATCAAACCGAGCTTGAGGTACTAAATCGTAATTTTCATCATTTACCAGATGGTATGGAGTATGCCAATGCTGATCATGCTTTTAGTCAAGATATTGATTTGTTTGGTAGAGGCTCTTTTTTTCAATACAGCAATAGAACAAGTTTGAAAAGTGGAACGGAACATTTAGTTCATGATTTGCTTTCTAACAATATTGATAGCATTCAAGAAAAACAAGGAGCAATAAAAGAGCTAGCGGCATTACCAGAATGGCGCCAGCAATTTGGCGCTGAGGCTACTTTGGTCAAAATAGAAGTAAGCGCAAAAAGTGTGGTTGACTGGTTGGCTAATTATAAAATTTTTGTGCCAAAACGGGCAAAATTAATAAGCACGATATTTTCTATACTATCCATTGCCGTTTGGGCACTCTACTTTTTAGATTTTTTATCGGGTTATATTGTTTTTGGAGTGTTTCTTCTAGGGCTGGCAATTAGCGGAAGGTATTTAAAGGGCATCAACAAATTAGCAGTGCATACTACACAAATTCAAAGTACTTTTCGGCAGTATGCACGATTAATCTCATTGCTAGAAAACCAAAAGTTTAATGCTAATTATTTAAAGAGAGAACAAAATAAGGTGGTTCGAAAAGAGAATTCAAGTTCAGCACTATTAAAAAAATTCTCCAAACTACTAGATGCTCTAGATCAGCGAAATAATATTCTTATAAGCATAGTGGCCAATAGTTTTTTTTTACGTGACCTGTACATCTGTAAGTCTATTGAAGATTGGATTCTGGAGAATAGAAAAGAAGTGCCAAAATGGTTTGAGACCATTGCTTTTTTTGATGCCTATAGTAGTTTAGGGAACTACGCTTTTAATCACGATGAATATGTTTATCCAACGCTCGTAAACAATAATAAAACAATGGATTGTAAAGGAGCTGCACATCCATTATTAAATCCTGAAATAGCCATAGCCAATGATTTTGAAATTAGTAAAGATGAGTTTTTTGTGATTACGGGAGCTAACATGGCAGGAAAAAGCACATTCTTGAGGACCGTAGGTCTTCAAATTGTAATGGCCAATGTTGGGCTACCACTTTGCGCTAAAGATGTTAATTACAATCCAGCGAAATTAATAACCAGTATGCGAACAACTGATAGTTTAACTGATGATGAAAGCTATTTTTTTAGCGAACTAAAGCGATTAAAAGTAATCATTGATACCATAGAAAAAGAACCCCATTTCATAATTTTAGATGAGATTTTAAAGGGCACAAATAGTACTGATAAGGCTGTAGGATCTAAAAAATTCATTGAAAGATTGGTACGGCTAAAAGCTTCGGGTATTATTGCTACTCATGATTTAAGCTTATGTTCTTTAGCAGATAGCTTAAATGAGGTCAAAAATTATTACTTTGATGCTCAAATTAAAAATGGAGAACTTTACTTTGACTATACTTTTAAAGAAGGGGTTTGTCAAAATATGAATGCGAGTTTTCTACTAACTAGAATGGGCATTGTCGATTAA